Proteins from a genomic interval of Acidobacteriota bacterium:
- a CDS encoding ABC transporter ATP-binding protein: MIELQGVSKTVSSGGRPLTILHPVELTVADGQSLAIVGPSGSGKSTLLGLVAGLDAPTTGRVVIDGVDITALDEDELARLRGQKIGFVFQFFHLIPSLTAFENVLVPMELAGRRDAAARARALLDEVGLAERGHHYPTQLSGGEQQRVALARALANEPRVLLADEPTGNLDSANGQHVVEMLFDINRGRGTTLVLVTHDLELAALADVRVSLRDGRIVDRRVRAAGDAVPATVAHA, from the coding sequence ATGATCGAGCTCCAGGGCGTTTCGAAAACCGTGTCGAGCGGCGGACGGCCGCTCACCATCCTGCATCCGGTCGAGCTCACCGTCGCCGACGGTCAGAGCCTGGCCATCGTCGGTCCCTCGGGCAGCGGCAAGTCGACGCTGCTCGGTCTCGTGGCCGGCCTCGATGCGCCGACCACGGGGCGCGTGGTGATTGACGGTGTCGACATCACCGCGCTCGACGAGGACGAGCTCGCACGCCTGCGCGGCCAGAAGATTGGCTTCGTCTTCCAGTTCTTCCACCTGATTCCGTCGCTCACGGCGTTCGAGAACGTGCTGGTGCCGATGGAGCTGGCCGGGCGGCGCGATGCGGCGGCTCGCGCCCGGGCCCTGCTCGACGAAGTCGGCCTCGCCGAGCGCGGGCACCACTATCCGACGCAGCTGTCGGGCGGCGAGCAGCAGCGGGTGGCCCTGGCCCGCGCGCTCGCGAACGAGCCCCGCGTGCTGCTCGCCGACGAGCCGACCGGCAACCTCGACTCGGCCAACGGCCAGCACGTGGTCGAGATGCTCTTCGACATCAACCGCGGGCGCGGCACGACACTGGTGCTCGTGACGCACGACCTCGAGCTCGCCGCCCTCGCCGACGTCCGGGTCTCGCTGCGCGACGGCCGGATCGTCGACCGGCGGGTGAGGGCGGCCGGCGACGCCGTCCCCGCCACGGTGGCGCACGCATGA
- a CDS encoding arylesterase, with translation MGSLERRHHAGARVSARRGTLLLTSLLVLLAGGTACGGDRRDDTAVASPALAPADRPAGRVDRPRVVALGDSLTAGLGLPPDEAYPAVLQTLIDAAGYDVEVVNMGVSGDTSAGGRRRLEWALEGDVRVLVLALGANDGLRGLSPTEMSANLEAMIRQAHARGVRVLLCGMEAPPNFGPEFTAEFRGVYADLAARHDIVFLPFLLEGIAGVPSFNQADGIHPNAEGARRMATLVWERLEPVLKAATTT, from the coding sequence ATGGGCAGTCTTGAACGACGTCACCATGCAGGCGCCCGCGTCTCCGCGCGCCGCGGGACGCTGCTGCTCACGAGCCTTCTGGTCCTGCTGGCCGGGGGCACGGCGTGCGGCGGCGACCGGCGTGACGACACGGCCGTGGCCTCGCCGGCGCTGGCTCCGGCCGATCGACCCGCCGGGCGCGTCGACCGGCCGCGGGTGGTGGCGCTCGGCGACAGCCTGACGGCCGGTCTGGGACTGCCGCCCGACGAAGCCTATCCGGCCGTCCTGCAGACACTGATCGATGCCGCCGGCTACGACGTCGAGGTCGTGAACATGGGGGTGTCGGGCGACACGTCGGCTGGAGGCCGGCGACGGCTCGAGTGGGCGCTCGAGGGCGATGTCCGCGTGCTGGTGCTCGCGCTCGGGGCCAACGACGGGCTGCGCGGGCTGTCGCCCACGGAGATGTCGGCCAACCTCGAGGCCATGATCCGGCAGGCCCACGCGCGCGGCGTGAGGGTGTTGCTGTGCGGCATGGAGGCGCCGCCCAATTTCGGGCCGGAGTTCACCGCCGAGTTTCGTGGTGTCTACGCCGACCTCGCCGCGCGGCACGACATCGTCTTCCTGCCGTTCCTGCTCGAGGGCATTGCGGGCGTGCCGTCGTTCAACCAGGCCGACGGCATCCACCCGAACGCGGAGGGCGCACGCCGAATGGCGACGCTCGTCTGGGAGCGTCTCGAGCCCGTGCTGAAGGCGGCGACGACGACATGA
- a CDS encoding FtsX-like permease family protein, with translation MTGPAFVVRMAAREMRASWRRLLFFFVCVAVGVGAIVALRSVVQTVKGAIAGEARTLLAADVLIWTDRPWVDETRAFIDERLATAPVRERTEAIETATMVRPRDESKRLARMVELQGVSPGFPLHGTVELEGGMPYDHALLADRGALVRPELLAQLDVAVGDEIVIGSSVFTIRGVVLREPGRRVGFFSLGPRVLVDRGDLEQTGLLTFGSRARYQMMLRVDDAAMASLVESLGPDLRERFVRIRSYRGTEDRLGENLTRAENYLSLVGFVIVILGGIGVWSVTRVFVRQKLKSIAVLKCLGASTAQVLGVYVAQVLLLGLTGSLLGVGIAAAALAAVPETTLEGFGSASGPASVALTASAVWQGVGIGVLVSLLFSLVPLLEVRRIRPLLLLRDSSASEGAAPRPTGWRARAVARLARADWVQVAAGVAVTVALVVLASWQAASLQVGIVVSLGFVGVAFALHLAGVLLVRLVRPLRFVRWFPLRHAVISFGRPGNQTRVILLAVGVGAFFIIGVQSLQSNLLDEFSLDLRTDGPDFFLVDIQPDQEAGVRSFLEQNVPGYPSRLLPVVRARVTGVMGREAELQGSVEVRGQGRFGREYVVTYRDQLEENERVVAGAFWTGPMTGEPEVSIEDGIRERWNVELGDLMRFDVLGREVVARVTSVREVQWADARSGGFMFVFRPGLLDQAPRTYIAVTRGPDEPRERAALQRALVERFPNVSAIDVREVAKTVEGVIENVTLAVSIVGAVALLSGILILVGSVAMTKFQRLHEAAVFKTLGASTRTMTTMLALEYGTLGTLAGLVGALGSVALTWAVSRHVLQIPWSPAGEVALVGVVVTAALVGALGVASSLDVLRRKPLSILRAE, from the coding sequence ATGACGGGGCCGGCGTTCGTCGTTCGGATGGCCGCGCGCGAGATGCGGGCGTCGTGGCGGCGGCTGCTCTTCTTCTTCGTCTGCGTGGCGGTGGGCGTCGGGGCCATCGTGGCGCTGCGCTCGGTCGTGCAGACGGTCAAGGGGGCGATTGCGGGCGAGGCGCGCACGCTGCTGGCCGCCGACGTGCTGATCTGGACCGATCGGCCCTGGGTCGACGAGACACGGGCGTTCATCGACGAGCGGCTGGCGACCGCCCCGGTTCGCGAGCGGACCGAAGCGATCGAAACGGCCACCATGGTGCGGCCGCGCGACGAGTCGAAGCGGCTCGCGCGAATGGTCGAGCTTCAGGGCGTCTCGCCCGGCTTCCCGCTGCACGGTACCGTCGAGCTCGAAGGGGGGATGCCGTACGACCACGCCCTGCTCGCCGACCGCGGGGCGCTCGTGAGGCCGGAGCTGCTGGCGCAGCTCGACGTGGCCGTTGGTGACGAGATCGTCATTGGCTCGTCCGTGTTCACCATCCGGGGCGTCGTGCTCCGTGAGCCGGGTCGGCGCGTCGGCTTCTTCAGCCTCGGGCCGCGCGTGCTGGTCGACCGCGGGGATCTCGAGCAGACGGGCCTGCTGACGTTTGGCAGTCGAGCGCGCTATCAGATGATGCTCCGGGTGGACGACGCGGCCATGGCGTCGCTCGTCGAGTCGCTGGGCCCCGATCTTCGCGAGCGGTTCGTCCGCATCCGCTCGTACCGCGGCACGGAAGACCGGCTGGGCGAGAATCTGACCCGGGCGGAGAACTACCTGAGCCTCGTCGGCTTCGTCATCGTCATCCTCGGTGGCATTGGCGTCTGGAGCGTGACGCGGGTCTTCGTGCGGCAGAAGCTCAAGAGCATTGCGGTGCTGAAGTGTCTCGGCGCCAGCACTGCGCAGGTACTCGGCGTGTACGTGGCGCAGGTGCTGCTGCTCGGTCTGACCGGCAGCCTGCTCGGCGTCGGCATCGCGGCCGCCGCGCTCGCGGCCGTGCCGGAGACCACGCTCGAGGGCTTCGGATCGGCATCGGGACCCGCTTCCGTCGCGCTGACCGCGTCGGCCGTCTGGCAGGGCGTCGGCATTGGGGTGCTGGTCTCGCTCCTCTTCTCGCTCGTGCCGCTACTCGAGGTCCGGCGCATCCGGCCCTTGCTGCTCCTGCGCGACTCGAGCGCGTCTGAGGGCGCCGCGCCGCGTCCCACTGGCTGGCGCGCGCGGGCCGTTGCGCGGCTGGCTCGAGCCGACTGGGTCCAGGTCGCGGCCGGTGTGGCCGTGACGGTGGCGCTCGTCGTGCTCGCCAGCTGGCAGGCGGCCTCGTTGCAGGTGGGCATCGTGGTGTCGCTCGGCTTCGTCGGCGTGGCCTTTGCCCTCCATCTGGCGGGGGTCCTGCTCGTGCGCCTCGTGCGGCCGCTGCGCTTCGTGCGGTGGTTCCCGCTACGGCACGCCGTCATCAGCTTCGGCCGGCCGGGTAACCAGACCCGAGTCATCCTGCTCGCGGTCGGCGTCGGCGCGTTCTTCATCATCGGCGTCCAGTCGCTGCAGTCGAACCTGCTCGACGAGTTCAGCCTCGACCTGCGCACGGACGGGCCCGATTTCTTCCTCGTCGACATTCAGCCCGACCAGGAAGCTGGTGTCCGGTCGTTCCTCGAGCAGAACGTTCCGGGGTACCCATCGAGGCTGCTGCCCGTCGTGCGGGCGCGGGTGACGGGCGTGATGGGCCGGGAGGCGGAACTGCAGGGCAGCGTCGAGGTGCGAGGCCAGGGTCGGTTCGGTCGTGAGTACGTCGTGACGTACCGGGACCAGCTCGAAGAGAACGAGCGGGTCGTCGCCGGCGCGTTCTGGACCGGTCCGATGACCGGCGAGCCCGAGGTGTCCATCGAGGACGGCATTCGCGAGCGCTGGAACGTCGAGTTGGGCGACCTGATGCGCTTCGACGTGCTCGGGCGTGAGGTCGTCGCGCGGGTGACGAGCGTTCGCGAGGTCCAGTGGGCCGACGCGCGCAGCGGTGGGTTCATGTTCGTCTTCCGGCCCGGCCTGCTCGACCAGGCTCCGCGCACCTACATTGCGGTGACGCGGGGGCCCGACGAGCCACGGGAGCGAGCGGCCCTGCAGCGCGCGCTCGTCGAGCGGTTCCCCAACGTGTCGGCCATCGACGTGCGCGAGGTGGCGAAGACGGTCGAGGGGGTGATCGAGAACGTGACGCTCGCCGTGTCGATCGTCGGCGCGGTGGCCCTGCTGAGCGGCATCCTGATTCTCGTCGGGTCGGTGGCGATGACGAAGTTCCAGCGCCTGCACGAAGCCGCGGTCTTCAAGACGCTGGGTGCCAGTACTCGAACGATGACGACGATGCTGGCGCTCGAGTACGGCACGCTCGGGACCCTGGCTGGCCTCGTCGGCGCCCTCGGGTCGGTGGCGCTGACCTGGGCGGTGAGCCGGCACGTCCTGCAGATTCCGTGGTCGCCGGCGGGCGAGGTGGCTCTCGTCGGCGTGGTCGTCACGGCCGCCCTCGTTGGCGCGCTGGGCGTGGCGTCGAGCCTCGACGTGCTGCGGCGCAAGCCCTTGTCGATCCTGCGCGCCGAGTAG